The following are encoded together in the Mammaliicoccus vitulinus genome:
- the comGE gene encoding competence type IV pilus minor pilin ComGE, with product MSKNNKGYVFIDFMLSIFIIILLSGTLLPLVTTLNKNIEKEHSKIKLYQILYQTLQSSNHEFKYDVSRYKYINFNNQICLEDEKKNEKVCIKK from the coding sequence TTGTCGAAGAACAATAAAGGTTATGTGTTTATCGATTTTATGCTTTCAATTTTCATTATTATTTTATTAAGTGGGACGTTATTACCTTTAGTGACTACTTTAAATAAAAATATTGAAAAAGAGCATAGCAAAATTAAGCTTTATCAAATCTTGTACCAAACGCTTCAATCCTCAAATCACGAATTTAAATATGATGTAAGCAGATATAAATATATCAATTTTAATAATCAAATTTGTTTGGAAGATGAAAAGAAAAATGAAAAAGTTTGTATCAAAAAATAA